Part of the Ptiloglossa arizonensis isolate GNS036 chromosome 7, iyPtiAriz1_principal, whole genome shotgun sequence genome, CAACAGGGTGTTAAACTCTGTTGTTTGTCGGAAATTAGTTGGAACATCGCGAGAAACGTCATAGGCAAATTTCGTGTCACGGTaacccctcgttaaaacgtcgcgtttgCGTTGTTCGGCTCGAGGGATCGAGCTACGGTTCTTGCAAAACCGACCGggtgaacttcaaagcgacaagTACCAAGTAAAAACATTTACACTCGGCGCtatcaattttcaacgaatcggacgagcttctcccGACGAATACGAGTCAGCGCGCGACCGTGCTCGGACCATTTTTAATTACATCCGTTTCGAATGGTTTCTAAAaaataagtataaaaaaaaatagtcgaAATACGGtggtgtttgggctcgtttcgatcgagagaaTCTCGCCGATCTATCGCGCACACTCTCGCGAAGATCCAACGACAAATATAAAAGTTCTCAAGTTGCTCGCACCGACGCGAGCAGCGTCGCTTCGAAGTTCGCTGCTGCACTCTCGGTGCAGCTCGGTTCGTGGCTAGTGTTCAACCTCGGTTACGGTCGATTCCGGGAAGAAATTCGCTACCGTGCCTCGTTAAAACGCCTCGAGCGGAGCCGACGGTGTACGTTTCAACGTGGGGCTATCGCGTATGGATCACGTCACCGGGAAAATGTTGTGCAATTTTTTCTTGTGCTCCATCAGCTTGTCCCTTCTGTAAAACTTCTTCTGACAGGGATCGCAATAGTACTGCGGCCCCTCGGTATGGATCCTCATGTGCGAGACCAGGTTGTGCTTGTACGTGAAGAAGCCCAAGCAGATTTTGCATTGATACATCGGGGGTTTGCCGCACTCGGTGCGCAAGTGACGCGTCAGGCAGGATTGCCTCATGTAGAAACGGCCGCAATCGGGGCACTTGTAGCTGGCTTCACCTCGTGGGCTTCTCACCGTCTCGCACATTAATTGATTCTTCCATTCGGTCGCCGTCAGTTCCGTTCGCGGCGAGCACGCCTCTTTCTTCACGTCTTGCGGCCAATAAtctgaaacgaaaagaaacgttcaAGAGGATGTTCCGTCGTTGACTGTCGTTGACGCCTGCGTTCGATGACGACCTGGACGGATTAAATCTACGGTCCAGAATACCGATCGCAAACCAAGACAGACGGTTTGCACGCCGAGCGGACCAACTCGCGCCTCGTTACCCAGCTTTACgaatttgctcgtttcttcgtcgctGTCGGCTTCGGgcgaaacttttttttctttttttttttgcggatGAAATGCGACGAAAGCGTTATTCGTCGATACGCACGCCAGTTGCAAACATCGCGCAACGAAGACGAGACGCTTCGCCGAGAGGAACGATAACTCGAACGGAAGGAGACGGCAGGTTGCTTCGTAAGATTCTCGAGGGAAGTACACACGAATACAATAGTACGAGTCGTATAAACGCAAACAATATCGCGCGTAATAAATAAGAGGTacattgagaaatttaatttttatttttcgtaacaATGGACATCGATCGTTCGCATTCGTAACTTAAACGCGAAAGCATTGCGACGACTTATTCTGAAATTCAATGCGGATAGGAAACGATACACAGTTTGTTAGAACACACACTGTACCATACAATAGCGACCAACGAGTAAGTACAATTAAATACGACCTAAACGTATCTTCCCATTTCGATCGTGCAACCGAATCGTTTGCTTTCGAGAGACAAATCTTGAAGGATACGTGTCGGTGAACTTTGATTTTCCttcgaaacgtaaaaaaaaaaaaagaaaaatatataattctgcGTGGAACTTTTGGTATTCATGGTTACATTGTCCGCCAAGTCGGTGAAATTAAACCGTGAATAAAAAATGATGCGCCACCGTACGGgtaacgtttctttcgaaaaatacaagCACGaagtaaatttcaaaaaaaaaaaaaaaagatttaacgCAGCTTTCGGAAATTTTTGCCCGAATATGTAATTTCGTTCAATGTTTATCCGTTACCTAGAAATAACCTGTAGTTTAATAAGCGCGTAGATAGATGACGGATAAACGTTCGCGGAAATGACACACCGTTGTTCGTTGAAACGTATTTCCGAAAggtacgtttcaattttcatcgtCGTGTTTCTCCGCGGATGAGCGATCGTCTGAAACGAAATCAATTTAATCCGTGACTCCGTAATTCGAGCATCCCGCTCCGCAATTTCCGTGCGCGTGACGAGCACGCGTGTTACAGTCGTGAGAAGAAGGATCGCGCAAACGGTAATCACGTGCCGCAGCTTCTCTCCCCCGTGATCGAAGCGATCGGTCTCGCCTGTCAAGCAGACCTCTCCTCCGGCtcgaacttgcccgatttcttCACGTCTGCCACGTGAACGTTATAGTGCCTCAGCAGGCTGTGCTTGTGCTTGAACTTCGCGTGGCACAGCACGCACTCGAATTGAGCCTCTTTCCCGCACTCGAGCCTCTTGTGACGTTGCAACGATATCACCCTCCGGTACTGTCTGCCGCAGGTGTCGCACGGATACGTCTCGAAACTGACGGGTAGCCGGTACAAACACGCTgaaaacagaaattcctcgttaGCGGGGCACTGCCCTGACTTTCAGATCATTTTTCTCGCTGCGCACACACGACAAGATCCGAAGTTGCCGATACCAGACGTTTTCCCTCGTAACGTCACGGTCCAGACACGGTTGGTTTCTCGTTTGCAAgttgttgtatttttttttctatttttttttcttttcttttctttttttttcatcgtacaAAAGACACGGGTTGGCGAGAAATGTCGAGATtcgatatatatgtgtgtatatatgtgtgcgcgtatatatatatgcatatatatatggatatgtatatatatgtacacacgtGGGAAAACAGAATGACACGTGCGATCTTTAGAAAATAACCCGCAACAAAGATTgtctttttattaataataataataatattaataataataatattaataataatgataatgttaataataatattaattgttgATAATAATCATGATAGATATTCCATAGTTCGCTTGGTAAACCTTTCCAAAGAAAGAGGGGTGTGGGGTTGGGGGGTGGTTGGAAGAAAAAGTAGTTGAAAGTGCTATAAATACCGGAACGAGTATTCGTGAGGGGCACAATTTCTATTCTCTCTCCTCGAGCCGATACGCCGATCGTTTTCGACCAAGATGAAACAAGAGAGACGAAAGGCGCTTCGAGAAACcgtaaaagtaacaaaaaaaagaaaaaaaaaaaaaaaaagtaagaaagaaacaaaacgaaagaaaaactgaGAAGTGTTTGGCTTAGATATTAAACGAGAAAGGTTTCGGTAACAAAAGTCGGCAATACGGGATTAATTacgctcgatcgattcgttcgccgcgtcgataaaaaaaaaaatccgctGGACGCAAATTGTTGTCTCGAACTCGTCGCGCAAGAATATTGACAACGTTGAGGTATCAGGGGGAGACGATGTAACGAGTATATCCTACGTTAGTTTGCAGGCAGGTCGACGCGAGTATCCGCAAATACTGATATCAAAAATACTGGACACCGATCCGGGGACAAAAAAAGTCTCCCCAAGAAAGGGTCcctttctcttctctctttttttctctcgcatATACACGCTCTCTCGCTTCGCGCGCGTGTACAAATGTTCgtataaaaatggaaaaacaaaaaaaaaaaaaaacgttgctTTCTTATAACACTAAGAGAATGATACATTCTGCGTGGAACGACAAACGAGTCGATCTCGAGATAATTGTGGAATGTTCGAGTACGATGCGCGATCGAGCGGTGTAATTTCTCAGCGTTTTTCGGTGCATCGTCACGGTCCAATGATCGGAGAATTAGTCGTTCGATACGCTTTTCGCTGAACGTCTCCGCTTCGAGGCAAGTGTGCGAAACCCGGAGGAATCAGAGATCGGCTCCTTTGTGTCGCCTTGACGGACTCGTTGGATCCTTTCGTTCGAACAGAACAGGGGGTAAGTTTCTCCGCATCGATAAATTCGCTTAAAGGTACAGTGGTCCTTAAAAATTCTAACATCTAATGTCGATTGTCGAGCGTGGTTCTTCGATCGCAACGAATTTGCGCAGTACCGATAGATCGCAAAAAATTGCTCGGAGAATTTATACCGTCGTCGAGTATAAAAAGAATTCGTGTCGCCGATACCGAGCGATCGCGATGATTGAAAACCATATACCATAaatacgatcgcgatcgatagcGACGCGCGGTAGTCGTTAAAAAAATATGATAACTATTCAGAACCCTCTAGCCCGTTATCGTCGATCGTCCCGTGTCGTTTAAAATGCAAAAATagtcgaatattttcgaatatacGTGTTCCGTTCCCATCGCCATTTTCCTACTCGTTAAACGCGTATCGCTAAAGTACAAAGATTTCATTGCTCTTCGTAAACGTACGAGGAACAACGGACCGTCGAATCGTAGCTCGCGCGtatatttttccttattttcgaTTTATCTCGATTCCAGGCCGAAGATGGAAGATCGAACAACCATTATTGTCTACCGTAAGTCTATAAGGTGCTTTCAGGTAACCGATTTTCTGGGGATCGTATCGCAAAAATCAGCAGCGATACGCGAGGAACGATCGTGCCGAGTGCACGATCGATCTTTCCGTCTgatttatcgaaacgtttcgtttccatcGGATCAAGGCACTTTTCAAACCCTTATCTTTATCACGCATCGGAATGATCGGTAATTTCGTACCTACTGCCGCCGCTTCGGTTCCATT contains:
- the LOC143149470 gene encoding zinc finger protein 131-like isoform X2 — protein: MCETVRSPRGEASYKCPDCGRFYMRQSCLTRHLRTECGKPPMYQCKICLGFFTYKHNLVSHMRIHTEGPQYYCDPCQKKFYRRDKLMEHKKKLHNIFPTPFGK